One region of Brachybacterium saurashtrense genomic DNA includes:
- the rplL gene encoding 50S ribosomal protein L7/L12, producing MAKLSNDELIEAFKEMSLIELSEFVKQFEDVFDVTAAAPVAVAAAGGAAAGGDAPAEEEKDEFDVILESAGSAKIGVIKEVRALTSLGLKEAKALVDEAPKPVLEGVKKDDAEAAKAKLEEAGATVSVK from the coding sequence ATGGCGAAGCTCAGCAACGACGAGCTCATCGAGGCTTTCAAGGAGATGTCCCTCATCGAGCTCTCCGAGTTCGTGAAGCAGTTCGAGGACGTCTTCGACGTCACCGCCGCCGCCCCCGTGGCCGTCGCCGCCGCCGGTGGCGCCGCTGCCGGTGGCGACGCCCCGGCCGAGGAGGAGAAGGACGAGTTCGACGTCATCCTCGAGTCCGCCGGTTCCGCCAAGATCGGCGTCATCAAGGAGGTGCGCGCTCTGACCTCGCTCGGCCTGAAGGAGGCCAAGGCGCTCGTCGACGAGGCCCCCAAGCCGGTCCTCGAGGGCGTCAAGAAGGACGACGCCGAGGCCGCCAAGGCGAAGCTCGAGGAGGCCGGCGCGACCGTCTCCGTCAAGTGA
- the rplJ gene encoding 50S ribosomal protein L10 gives MANPEKADAVAEIAELFRASDAAVVTEYRGLSVGELKELRRALGSETTYAVVKNTLTEIAAREAGIDVFDGTLSGPTAIAFIKGEPVEPAKALRDFAKTHENLVVKSGYFEGALLSKEDVQSLADLESREVMLAKAAGAMKASMSKAAAVFAAPLSKTARTVDALRAKQEAA, from the coding sequence ATGGCGAACCCCGAGAAGGCGGACGCCGTCGCCGAGATCGCGGAGCTGTTCCGCGCCTCCGACGCCGCCGTCGTCACCGAGTATCGCGGGCTCAGCGTGGGGGAGCTCAAGGAGCTCCGTCGCGCGCTGGGTTCCGAGACGACCTACGCCGTGGTGAAGAACACGCTCACGGAGATCGCCGCCCGCGAGGCCGGCATCGACGTGTTCGACGGCACGCTCAGCGGGCCGACCGCCATCGCCTTCATCAAGGGCGAGCCGGTGGAGCCTGCGAAGGCTCTGCGTGACTTCGCCAAGACCCACGAGAACCTCGTGGTCAAGTCCGGCTACTTCGAGGGCGCGCTGCTCTCGAAGGAGGACGTCCAGAGCCTCGCGGACCTCGAGTCCCGCGAGGTCATGCTGGCCAAGGCCGCCGGCGCCATGAAGGCGTCGATGTCCAAGGCCGCCGCAGTGTTCGCTGCACCGCTGTCGAAGACGGCGCGCACCGTGGACGCGCTGCGGGCCAAGCAGGAGGCTGCCTGA
- a CDS encoding serine/threonine protein kinase — translation MTALLSLSASDLTPEELVHASGEVLARFDHRTQDSGNVSWLVSTPTGDLFAKSAGEEGPPPGASLPYLDRAARVELLRSATAIARSVVHPALARLRNVIETPQGPVLVYDSAPGELVGVPAEHREDPDSAYRRFAASSPRLRLAVFDQLLDAHRALESEGWVACDLYDGCLMVDLTTGRLTLIDLDTYRRGPSLNDMGRMFGSSRFMAPEECALGAPLDAPTTVFSLGRLLRHFGTGLCEDLARFCGGDATAAVVERATRTDREERFADVAELVAAWGAARSGGTEL, via the coding sequence GTGACCGCACTGCTCTCGCTCTCGGCCAGCGACCTGACCCCGGAGGAGCTCGTGCACGCCTCGGGGGAGGTGCTCGCCCGCTTCGACCACCGAACGCAGGACTCCGGCAACGTCTCCTGGCTGGTGTCGACGCCGACCGGCGACCTCTTCGCCAAGAGCGCGGGGGAGGAGGGGCCGCCGCCCGGGGCCTCGCTGCCATACCTGGACCGAGCGGCGCGTGTCGAGCTGCTGCGCTCCGCGACGGCGATCGCCCGTTCCGTCGTCCATCCCGCACTCGCACGGCTGCGCAACGTCATCGAGACCCCTCAGGGGCCGGTCTTGGTCTACGACAGCGCCCCGGGCGAGCTCGTCGGGGTCCCTGCGGAGCATCGCGAAGACCCGGATTCCGCCTACCGTCGCTTCGCCGCCTCGTCCCCGCGGCTCCGTCTCGCCGTCTTCGACCAGCTGCTCGACGCGCACCGCGCCCTGGAATCAGAGGGATGGGTGGCCTGCGACCTCTACGACGGCTGCCTCATGGTGGATCTCACGACCGGCCGGCTCACCCTGATCGATCTCGACACCTACCGTCGGGGCCCGTCCCTCAACGACATGGGCCGGATGTTCGGCTCGAGCCGCTTCATGGCCCCCGAGGAGTGTGCTCTCGGGGCCCCGCTGGACGCCCCCACGACGGTGTTCTCCCTGGGCAGGCTGCTGCGTCACTTCGGGACCGGGCTCTGCGAGGACCTCGCGCGCTTCTGCGGTGGCGACGCCACGGCGGCCGTGGTCGAGCGGGCGACCCGGACGGACCGGGAGGAGCGCTTCGCGGACGTCGCCGAGCTCGTCGCGGCGTGGGGTGCGGCGCGGAGCGGCGGCACCGAACTGTGA
- the rplA gene encoding 50S ribosomal protein L1, producing the protein MAFRSKAYKNGAALIEEGRTYSPLDALRLAQKSSPAKFDASVEVSMRLGVDPRKADQMVRGTVNLPNGTGKTARVIVFATGAQAEAALAAGADEVGDDDLIEKVAGGWTDFDAAVATPNLMGKVGKLGRVLGPRGLMPNPKTGTVTMDVTKAVGDIKGGKIEFRTDRAANLHYIVGKVSFTDQQLVENYVAALDEILRLKPSAAKGRYITRITVSTTMGPGIPVDVNRTRNLLEDTDEA; encoded by the coding sequence ATGGCATTCCGTAGCAAGGCTTACAAGAACGGCGCCGCTCTGATCGAAGAGGGCCGCACCTACTCCCCGCTGGACGCGCTGCGCCTCGCGCAGAAGTCCTCCCCGGCGAAGTTCGACGCCTCGGTCGAGGTCTCGATGCGCCTGGGCGTGGATCCCCGCAAGGCGGACCAGATGGTGCGCGGCACCGTCAACCTGCCCAACGGCACCGGCAAGACCGCCCGCGTCATCGTCTTCGCGACCGGTGCGCAGGCCGAGGCCGCTCTCGCGGCGGGCGCCGACGAGGTCGGCGACGACGACCTCATCGAGAAGGTCGCCGGCGGCTGGACCGACTTCGACGCAGCCGTGGCCACCCCGAACCTGATGGGCAAGGTCGGCAAGCTGGGCCGCGTGCTCGGCCCCCGCGGCCTCATGCCGAACCCCAAGACCGGCACCGTGACCATGGACGTCACCAAGGCCGTGGGTGACATCAAGGGCGGCAAGATCGAGTTCCGCACCGACCGTGCGGCGAACCTGCACTACATCGTCGGCAAGGTCTCCTTCACCGACCAGCAGCTCGTCGAGAACTACGTCGCGGCGCTGGACGAGATCCTGCGTCTCAAGCCGTCCGCGGCGAAGGGTCGCTACATCACCCGGATCACCGTGTCCACCACCATGGGCCCCGGCATCCCGGTCGACGTGAACCGCACCCGCAACCTCCTCGAGGACACTGACGAGGCCTGA
- the rplK gene encoding 50S ribosomal protein L11, translated as MAPKKKIASVIKLQIQAGQATPAPPVGPALGAAGVNMMEFVKAYNDRTADQRGNIIPVEITVYEDRSFTFITKTPPAAELIKKAAGLQKGSPTPHTDKVGTITQAQVREIAETKMPDLNANDMEAAAKIVEGTARSMGITVEG; from the coding sequence ATGGCTCCCAAGAAGAAGATCGCGAGCGTCATCAAGCTCCAGATCCAGGCCGGCCAGGCCACGCCTGCGCCGCCCGTGGGTCCCGCGCTCGGCGCTGCCGGCGTGAACATGATGGAGTTCGTGAAGGCCTACAACGATCGCACCGCCGATCAGCGTGGCAACATCATCCCGGTCGAGATCACGGTCTACGAGGATCGCTCGTTCACCTTCATCACGAAGACCCCGCCGGCCGCTGAGCTCATCAAGAAGGCCGCCGGCCTCCAGAAGGGCTCGCCGACCCCGCACACGGACAAGGTCGGCACGATCACCCAGGCGCAGGTCCGCGAGATCGCGGAGACCAAGATGCCTGATCTGAACGCGAACGACATGGAGGCCGCGGCGAAGATCGTCGAGGGCACCGCTCGTTCCATGGGCATCACGGTGGAGGGCTGA
- the nusG gene encoding transcription termination/antitermination protein NusG — MSDQSSTPEESYEDLDDSLSFSSSEVPSDSAPQADAAADIAAGADIADDEPAAEQAGEDAATDEDAATAEDSAADDDEETGDAQDSDEAAAEEPEGEDPLVQLKRHLRSALGEWYVIHSYSGHENRVKTQLATRTETQDMEEYIFEVQVPMEDATEVKNGQKKMVRRVRVPGYVLVRMDLTTESWRVVRDTPGVTGFVGNATDPTPLSFDEIYSLLAPSVGLPEKKRSSSGGGAAKAAAAQKVPDFQVGESVTVMDGPFETMPATISEIHSETRKLQVLVSIFGRETPVELAFDQVAKI; from the coding sequence ATGAGCGATCAGAGCTCCACCCCCGAGGAGTCCTACGAGGACCTCGACGACTCCCTCTCCTTCTCCTCCTCCGAGGTGCCCTCCGACAGCGCCCCGCAGGCCGATGCCGCCGCGGACATCGCCGCCGGTGCGGACATCGCCGACGACGAGCCCGCCGCCGAGCAGGCCGGTGAGGACGCCGCGACCGACGAGGACGCCGCGACCGCGGAGGACTCCGCCGCCGACGACGACGAGGAGACCGGCGACGCGCAGGACTCGGACGAGGCCGCCGCCGAGGAGCCCGAGGGCGAGGACCCGCTGGTGCAGCTCAAGCGCCACCTGCGCTCCGCGCTCGGCGAGTGGTACGTGATCCACTCCTACTCCGGTCACGAGAACCGCGTGAAGACCCAGCTGGCCACGCGCACCGAGACCCAGGACATGGAGGAGTACATCTTCGAGGTCCAGGTCCCGATGGAGGACGCGACCGAGGTCAAGAACGGCCAGAAGAAGATGGTGCGCCGCGTGCGCGTGCCCGGCTACGTGCTGGTGCGCATGGACCTCACCACCGAGTCCTGGCGCGTGGTGCGCGACACCCCCGGCGTGACCGGGTTCGTGGGCAATGCGACCGACCCCACCCCGCTGAGCTTCGACGAGATCTACTCGCTGCTGGCGCCGTCGGTGGGCCTGCCGGAGAAGAAGCGCTCCTCCAGCGGTGGGGGAGCGGCCAAGGCCGCCGCCGCGCAGAAGGTCCCCGATTTCCAGGTGGGCGAGTCCGTCACCGTCATGGACGGCCCCTTCGAGACCATGCCGGCCACCATCTCCGAGATCCACTCGGAGACCCGCAAGCTGCAGGTCCTGGTGTCCATCTTCGGGCGCGAGACCCCGGTCGAGCTGGCGTTCGACCAGGTCGCCAAGATCTGA